Within the Methanomassiliicoccales archaeon genome, the region GGGCATCATAGCGATGAGCACCGCACCCGCCGGAGCGGCCACGACGTTAGCCAGACCGTACATGGCCTGGTTGATCCCCCCGATGCGCGATAGGTGCTCCTCCGGCACCATCATGGAGGTGGCCGCTTGCATGGCCGGCCAGTGGAAACCAGAGAAGGTGGCCCGGGCCAGCATGGCCACGAGAACCATCCAGACCTCTACCGCACCGGCGGCGAACGCCAGGATCAACAGGAAGGCGACCGCGGATACCAAAAAGTCGGCGACGATCATGGTGCGCCGGCGGTCCCAGCGGTCCACGTATGCCCCGGCCAAGGGAGCAACGAGGATCTGCGGCAACACCCCCATCAATGTGCCGAGGGCCAGCACCGTCCCCGAACCGGTCTCCACCGTCAGCCACCAGACCAGTGCGAACTGCACCAGACTGCTGCCGACCAGGGAGAAGGCCTGTCCACCCCATATGGTAAAGAACCGCCTCTTCCACGAGCCGTCCGTGACCGCCATTTTCACCATGCCTAGTAAATCGTCGGCCACTGGTCATTAATGAAGTGGACAGTAGTGACCGGGACCGCTCCCCACCGGAGCGATTATTCCTTGGGGACCATATAAGCATTGATGGGGCGGTTACGGCGATTGATAATCGGCATGCCAGCTGCCCGGACCAGGACGCGACACCTTTTTTTGCCGGGGGTGCGAGCTTCCCTTTATTACCGCGGAGAGGCAATTCCCCGCCGAGGTCCAAGAATGCGGCTGATCTGCTGGAACGTCAACGGCATACGGGCGGTCTACAAGAAAGGGCTGGTGGGCACCCTGCTGAAGGATGGCGCGGACATCATATGTCTGCAGGAGACCAAGGCCGAGGTCGGCCAGCTCCCGGAGGACCTGCGGCAGTTGCCAGGTTACCATTCCTATTTCGTTTCTCCGGAGGAGAAGAAGGGGTACAGCGGGGTCTGCATGTACTCCAAGCAGAAACCGTCCAAGGTGGTCCCGGGGCTCGGCCAGTATCGCTTCGATTCTGAAGGGCGGACCATGGTGGCGCATTTCGACGACTTCGTCCTGTTCAACATCTATTTCCCGAACGGCAAGGCCTCACCGGAGAGGCTGCGCTACAAGATGGAGTTCTACGAAGAGTTCCTGGAAGTGGCCAAGCGTACCGTTGAGTCGGGTAGGCACGTGGTGGTCTGCGGGGATGTGAACACCGCCCACCGGGAGATCGACCTGGCCCGACCCAAGGAGAACGAAAGGACGTCGGGCTTCCTGCCCCAAGAGCGCCAGTGGATCGACCGCTTCCTGGACAACGGCTTCGTGGACACCTTCCGATTGTTCGATGCGTCCCCGGAGAGATACACCTGGTGGGACATGAAGACCCGGGCGCGGGAGCGGAACGTGGGGTGGCGTATCGACTACTTCTTCGTGGACCGGGGGTTGCAGGGGCGCTGCCGGAACGCATTCATATTGCCCGAGGTGCAGGGCTCCGACCATTGCCCCATCGGCCTCGAGCTGGATCTGGAGGTGTGAGCGATGCCTGGCGCGAAGTTCGCCTTGCGCCGCATGAGGGCGGACGACTACCCCGAGGTGGCGGAGGTGTGGGAGGAGGCCAGGCTACCATACCAGGCCAACGGACGGGACTCCCGGGAAAGGGTGCTGGAGCAGCTGAGCAAGGAAAGCTCCATATTTCTGGTGGCCGAGGCGGACGGCACGATCATCGGCACCTTGCTCGCCACCCACGACGCCCGGAAAGGATGGCTGAACCGCCTTGCGGTGAGGATCTGCTGGCAGGGCCAGGGCGTGGCCAGCGCTCTGGTGCGCCGGGCGGAGGAGGAACTGCACGTGCGGGGGATCATGGTCTTCTCGGTGCTTATCCACGCAGATAACTCCGCCTCCCGCCGTCTGTTCTCGGAACTTGGTTACAAGGAGCACGACGATGTCGTTTACCTTTCCAAGCGACTTGAGCAGCATGAATGACGTTTTAACAATGGAAAACATTTATCTCAAACAGACCCATTTGCCGCCTCAGGTGATGGGATGAGCATTGTTCTGGCTACAGATGGAAAACCGCATTCGAACAAGGCAGTGTCATACGCCTTAGAATACGCCAAGTTGCGCCATGAGACCCTCTATGTCGTTTATGTCGTAAGCCCCAAGCAGGATGAGGACCGGGAGTCGAACATGAGCTCGGCCAAGAAGCACATAGACAAGATCAAGCTCGAGGGTTCGCAGCAGGGCATCGAGGTCGTGGCCCTTCTGGAATCCGGGACCCCGGGCGAGGCGTGCATATCCATGGCCGAGAGGGTGGGGGCCACTACCATCGTGGTAGGTACCTCCGGCAAGAACGTCCTGGACCGCTTGTTCATCGGTAGCGTGTCGGAGTACATCGTCCGGCACGCTTCCTGCACGGTCATCATCGTCAGGTGATCATAGGCGCCCGAGCGATTCCAGAAGCGCCTGGATGACGCTTTGTGGGTGCGGTGGGCAACCGGGTATGTATATGTCCACCGGCAGCACCTTGTCCACGCCCGTCCCGGACGCGTAGCTGCCACCGAAGGGGCAGCCGGATATGGCGCAGGTGCCCATGGCCGCCACCAATCTCGGTTCTGGGGCGGCGAGATAGGTTTTCATCAGCGCCTCCTCCATGTTCCTGGTGACCGGACCGGTGACCAACAGCATGTCCGCGTGCCTGGGGGAGGCCACTATCTTGACCCCGAACCTTTCCAGGTCGTAGAAGGGGTTCGATAGGGCGTTGACCTCCACCTCGCAACCGTTGCAGGAGCCGGCATCGACCTCCCGGATGGCCAGGGACCTGCCCAGCACCTTCCGTATCCCTTCCTTCAGCTGGAGGCCCTTCCACTCCAGGTCCTTGGCGCCCCTGATTAGCTCGTCCCGTGTCGCCACGGCCTTGCACTTGCCGGCCATGGATATCGCCCCTCGGGGGCAGGCCTCGATGCAATCCCCGCACCATAGGCAGCGTCCCAGGTCCACGGACCATCTCCCAGCGACGGTGATGGCCTCGGTGGGGCAGGAACTGAAGCATTTGCCGCAATCATCGCATAGAGCAAGGTCGGCGCAGGGGTACTCGTTCCCGCTGGCCAGGAGCTCGTCGAGGGGTATGGTCCTTTTCTTGTTGATAGATAAGGTCTTGACCATTTCATCAGCTCCTACAGATCGTTCCCCGCATAGGACAGGTTGAAGCTCTTGTTGATGAGCGGAAAGTCCGGCACGATGTTCCCCAGCACGGCCATTTCTATGCCTGGCCAATTGCAGAACGAGGCGTCCCGCACTTTGTGACGGACGATCTTCCCGCCTCGGAAATGAAGGGCGTGCAGGACCTCCCCGCGGGGAGATTCCACCAACCCGACGAACATCCCGTCCTTGGGAACGATTACCTTTCCAGGGGAGAGGTCGCCGGACATCTTGTCGATCGACTCTATCACCAGGCTGCTGGACTCCTTTATTTCCTCGGCCTTGACGTTCAACCGGGCCAGCACGTCCCCGGTGCTTCTGACCGGCACCCGGAAGTTGAGCCTCCCGTAGGCGGCGTAGGGATGGTCCCGACGGACGTCGACGTCCATGCCGCTGGCCCTGGCCACCGGCCCCACCAACCGTAGGTCCCTGGCCACCTCAGCACTGACTATGCCAGTGGTCTCCGCACGGTCCATGAACGAGGGCGTGTCGATCATCCCTTGCACCAGGGCATCGGTCTCGTTCCCCACGTCCAGCAGGGTGCGCTGCACGTCGTTGATGGCTGCCTCGTTGAACACGTTCCTCATCCCACCAACGGTCACCACGCCCCACAGCAATCGGTGTCCGGTGAGCCTTTGGTTTAACCTCAACATCTCCTCCCTCAATGAATACCCCTGGGCCGCCGGCACCGAGAAAGCGGTGTCTAGGGCCAGACCGGCTATGTCCCCTAGGTGATTGTATATGCGCTCCAGCTCCGCTAATATGCAGCGCCCGAATTCGACCACCTCCGGGACCGCTGTTCCACGTTCCAACGCCTGGCAGTAGGCCAGGGAGTGCGCCACGCCATTGTCCCCGGAGATCCTCTCGACCAGCCTCAAGGCCGCTGACGGCGAGGCGTTCTCCAACCTCTTCTCCACCCCTCGGTGGACGTAGCCCATCCTGACCTCGAGGTTGAGTATCGGTTCCCCGGCTATCGAGAAGCGGAAATGCCCGGGCTCGATGACTCCGGCGTGGACCGGGCCGACCGGCACCTCGAACACCCCGTCCCCCTCGACCACCTTGAACGGATACGGCGATGGGACCCTGGGGACCTTGGTGCGGGCGTCGAAGTCCTTCCGCAGAGGGTAGTTGCCCTCCGGCCAAGAATCGTAGAGGACCAGGGGGCGGGGGTCGGGATGACCTACCGCCCGGAGCCCGAACATGTCCTGGACGTCCCGTTCGTACCAGTTGGCGTAGTATAAGAACGGCGTAAGGGAGGGGAAGGAATCGGTGGCCTTGGTCATCAGGGTCAGGAGCTCGCCCCTCGACCTTAACGAGAGCACGGAATAGAGCGAGAACGATCCCGTGCGCGCCCGGTCATCGACCGCGTGCAATGTCAGCATCGTTCCGCCTTGCTTCCTGCAAACGTCCGCGACCACGTCGGCGAACCTTGGGAGAGGCACCTCATAGGTCAATCCTTCAGGTCCGTCCGAAACGGGGACGATGCCCTCGCCGAACCTCAGACTCAGCTCCGCTTTGAGCTCCTCCAGCGTCTCCTCGGTCATGTTCCGCCTCCGAACAGGTGTACGATGTCGGTGAGCGCGCCGTTCAGCAGCTCCGGTATGTACAGCCCCATGACCAATATGACCGCCACCAGCACGATCATCGGAATGAGGCCGAGCTTGCTCACCTCGCCCTTCTCCATCCCTGCGGGCGGCTCTCCGAACACCATCTTGCTAATGTGCGCCATGAAGGCGGCGAATATCACCACTATCAACGCGATGTAGACCAGTACCGGGACGATGTCTCCCTGGTCGAAGCCCCCGGTCATCACCATGATCTCGCTGGTGAATATGCTGAAGGGAGGAGAACCGGTGATCGCCAGCGCTCCGATCAACAGGAGCACGGCGGTGAACGGCATGATCTTCGATAGCCCTCTGACCTCGTCGATGCTCTTGGTCTTGTACTTCAGCAGGACGTTCCCGGCCCCGAAGAACATCAGGGACTTGGTCATGGCATGGTTGAACATGTGCAGCAGTGCGCCGAATATCCCCCAGAACCCTCCGAAGCCGAAGCCGATGGAGATTATGCCCATGTGCTCTATGCTCGAGTAGGCCAGGAGGCGCTTGTAATCCTTCTGGATGATTATGAAGGCGGCCGCGATGACCAAGGACAGCAGACCGAACAGGAGCAGCAGATTGCTGCTGAACTCCCCCCCGACCGAGGACCGGGTGAGCAGGATGTGGTATCTCAGGACGGCGTACATGGCGCAGTTGAGCAGCACCCCGGAAAGGAGGGCGCTCACCGGGCTTGGCGATTGGGAGTGGGCGTCAGGAAGCCAGGTGTGCATGGGCGCCAGCCCCACCTTCGTACCATAGCCGATGAGGATGAGCACGAACCCGAACTTCAGCAGGGACGGGTCGAGCTGGTCGGCCACGGCCATCAAGGACGTCCAATGCAGGTCGCCGCCCTCCCCTAATACGCTGAGGGAGGAGGCGTAGATGAATATGGTCCCCAGCAGCGCCAGGGCGATGCCTACGGAACAGATTATGAGATACTTCCAGGCGGCCTCCAGGGAGGTGCCCTTGTTGTAGAACCCCACCAGGAAGGCCGACACCAAGGTTGTAGCCTCAACCGCAATCCAGACCAGCCCCAGGTTGTTGGATACGACCACCATCACCATGGTGAAGATGAACATGAAGAGGGAGGTGTAGTAGTAACGCACCATGTTCTGGCTCACGCCCCCTTCCTCGTGCTCGTGGCGTATGTACGGTATGGAGTAGATTATGACCAGGAACCCTATGAAAGAGATTATGAGGAGCATCAGGGCGCTGAGCTGGTCTATGTACCACGCCCCCTCGTCCCATATCCCGTCCTGGAACACGGATATCGATGTGTACAGGCCGGAGACGAGGAGCAGGACCGCTCCGATGACGCTCACCGCCTCGATGAGCCGGATGCGCCGATTTAGCAGGAAGCATATCAGGGCGACGGCCAAGGGGAGGAGCAGGACGGTGGTGATCAATCCTTCAGCCCCCTAAGGTTGGTGGCATCGAGAGAATCGAAGGTACGGTTGATGCGGAAGGCGAACACGACCATGATCACGACGCCGATGAACACATCGAAGAACACCCCGAGCTCGACGATCATGGGCATGCTATAGGTGGTGGCTATGGCTGCCAGGAACACCCCGTTCTCCACCACCAGAAGTCCTATGACCTCACTTATGGCCTTGCGCCTTGACACCATGAAGAACATGCCGATGAGCACCGAGGCGAAGGATATCGCCAGGCAGTTACTGGTTATGGCCGTGTCCAGCTCCATGATGGGTTCCGTGACGTAATACGCTATCAGGGCCAGGGCGGCGCAGATAAGCAAGGAGCCTGGTATCTTTATCAACGGCTCCACCTCGTTCTTTACATGGATCTTCTCTGTGGTGTAATTGATGAACCGGGGGATGATTATGGCCTTGAGCGCTACGCTCAGGACCGCGATTATGTATATGTGCTCCGCCCCCGTCTCGAAGGCCACCACCGCTGCCAGGCCCCCTAGTGCCAGGGACTGTATGGCGAAAAGGCGGGTCAGGGACCGCATGCGAGCGCTCGCCACGAGCATGAAGTCCGTCAACAGTATGATGGCGGCAAGGGCGTCGATGGCGTCTAAACTAAGTGAATCTTGCATGCGTCTCCCTCATAGAATATAGAACGACATCACCGCCAGCAAGGACAGGGTGAAGGATACGGTCAACAGGTTGGGCAGTCGGAACAGGCGCATCTTGGCCATGGACGATTCGATTATCGCGATGGCTAGTGAGAACAGCAATACCTTGACGAATATGACGATCAACCCGACGGCCAGCGCCGCCGCCGTGAGCTCCGTGGCTATGCCCCACGGGAAGAAAATGTTGGCCATGATGGCTATATAGAGGAGGAGCTTGGTCATGCTGGACCATTCCATGAGAGCGAGCTGCTTTCCGGAATTCTCCAGTATCATGGCCTCGTGTATCATGGTAAGCTCGAGGTGGGTGGCCGGGTTGTCCACCGGGACCCGGGCGTTCTCCGCCAGGGTCGAGATGAAGAAGGCGGCGAAGGCCAGGAAGAGGGCCGGGCGCACCAGGTCGAGACCGGTGGTGGCGATGCCCTCGGAGATCTGACCGATGCTCGTCGTACCGGAAATGAGCGCCATAGTGAATATGGAGAGCAGCATCGTCGGTTCGACCAGTGCCGCTATGGTCACCTCCCGGCTGCTCCCCATGCCGCCGAAGGAGGATCCGGCGTCCAGGCCTGATAGGACGAGGAAGAAGCGCATCGTGCCGAAGAGATATACGACGACGATCAGGTCCCCGATGAAATTGGCGGACTTGTAGGTGAAGAACGGCACCATGAGCGCGGCGGTTATGACGGCCGTCATGCAGACGTATGGTGCGGCCATGAACAACCAGGACGTATCCTTGGATACCACCGAACCCTTGCGGAACAGTTTGGCCAGGTCATGATATGGCTGAAGGACCGAAGGTCCTTCCCTTCCCTGGAAGAAGGCCTTGAACTTGCGGATGAGACCGGTCACCAGGGGAGCGGTGGCCAGGATGAGCAGGGTCTGGATGATTTCAATGATCATTTCACCACCTCATGGCGAGCAAAAGCAGGACCAGCATGACGAAGATGTACCCCAGATAGGTCTGGATGCTCCCGGTCTGGATCACACTTATCTTCCGGGCCGCCCATCTCACGAAGGAGACCACCGGACCGTACATGTACTTCTCGAACACTGGCTCCATCGTACTGGAATAGCTCATCTTGGTCTTGATGTAAGGCGAGGGTTGCGCGGTGGCCTTGAACTCCCTCTTCGGCCTGTACACCCAGGAGAACATGCGGTTGATGGGGTTGGAGAACCCCCTTCCGGTGTATTCGGTCCTGAAGGTCAGGGGAGTGCCGCAGTCCCAGGTGTCCGCGCGGACCACCTTTCTATCCCCCCCGTAATATTTCGTCAGGACCAGGACGAGCGGGAAGATCACCGCCAACAGGACGGCGATGTACACGGGGGAGACCTGGGAGAACTCCGTTACGGTCGGCACGATCATGAGCCCACTGGTCAGATGGTCCTTGATCGAGACCCCTATGAGAGGAGAGGTGACGTCGTCCAGGACCGGCAGGATGGCGAACGAGAGTACGCCGACCAGCACGCACAGCGCGGCCAAGATGCCCATTCCCACGAGCATCGTGCGCGGCACCTCCTTGGCCTGCTCTGCCTCCTCGCTTCTGGGCCTGGCTAAGAATGTTATGCCGAAGGCCTTCAGGAACGTCGCCGCGGCGAGGGCCCCGGTGATCGCCAGCGTGCCCAGGCTCACCGGGATGAGTATCTTCACGATCATCTCCGGGAAATTGAAGGACTGCAGCATGGACTGGAAGACGAGCCATTCGCTCACGAACCCGGCCATCGGGGGGATGGCGGCCACGGAGAGCGCGCCGATCAAGAACATCAGGCTGGTGTAGGGCATCCGCTTGGCCAGCCCGCCTAGTTTCTCCATGTTCCTCGTATGCGTCGCATATAGGACGCTGCCCGCCCCCATGAAGAGCAGGGATTTGAAAAGGACGTGGCTCAGCACATGCATCAGGGTGGCTATGAGCGCCAGCGCGGCCAGCTCGGGCAATCCATAGGACTGGAAGAGCATGGCCACCCCCAGGGCCATCATTATTATCCCGATGTTCTCGACCGTGGAGAACGCCAGCATGCGTTTGATGTCGCTCTCGATCAGCGCGTACATGACCCCGAGCAGGGCCGATACGCAGGCGACCGCCAGGACCACAATCCCCCACCAGGCGTCCTGGACGCCCAGGAAGCCGAAGTAGCAGCGTATGAGCATATAGATGGCCGTCTTCACCATCACCCCGGACATCAGGGCGGATATGTTGGAGGGTGCGGCGGGATGGGCCATGGGCAGCCAGATATGGAGCGGGATTATCCCCGCCTTGGTCCCGAAGCCCACCAGCCATAGGAGGAACACCGAGGAGCGCAGGAGGTCGGACATCCCTGATGCGGCCCCTTGGAAGGTATCGAAATCGAAGGACCCGGACTCCGTGTACATCAGGATGAAGCCGATGGTGATCGCCGCCGTCCCGATGTGGGTCATGATGAGGTAGAAGAGACCGGAACCGACGGTCCCCCGTTCCCTGCTCTCGAATATCACAAGGAGGTAGGAGGACAGGGACATGGTCTCCCACATTATCAGGAACAGGATGGCGTTGGAGGACGTGACCACCATTATCATCGAGGCGTAGAAGATGTTGAACAGGAAGCCCATCAGGCCGATGGGGTATTTTCCGAAGTAATGGTCGACATAGCCGAGGGAATAGATGGACACGGCGAAGGTGACCAAGGAGATCATGATGATGAACAGAGCGCTGAGCTGGTCCACGGCGAAGGCAAAGGTACCGAAGGGAGAGGAGAACGGAAGCTCCAGCCGCATAGGACCGTTGAACAGGACGTCCGCTCCGACAAGCATGCCCACGAGGGCGGCCATCGCCGACGCCCCGAAGGCCACCCTGGTGCTGTCCTTGGGCCTGCGGTTCAAGGCTGCGGCCAATAGGGCACCGGAGAATGCCAGTACAAGAAGGATGGGAAAAAAGCTATCACTGATCATAAATGCACCGTTCAATGCTTGAGGTGGGAAACAGCTCCTTTCCCGCCTGACACATGACCATCACCAGGGGCGTACTCACGACCTGCCTACGAAATGCGGCAAATCTGATTCGCCTTTTAAATATTTCTATGCGACACGTATTAAAAAAATTGTCGATGGACAGAACTTCCCCCCTCTCCCCGAAAATGCCTTCCCCATATTATTCTGGATTGGAACAATAATGCGTTCGTTCTGACATGGATAACACTTATAGTCGATGCGATGCCTAAGTCATCCGAGGTCTTGGATGAACGGCAAGGGCATCAGCGGCGATGAAGGTGTACTGTCGATCTTAGCGGCGGCACTGAGCGTCGAGGAGTTCGGCATCGGGTTCTATCACCGCTTCAACGAATGCGTGAGGGATGAGAAGGGCGCCGCGCTGCTGCGCGGGCTGGCCCGGGACGAGGTCCAGCACAAAGAGCATGTCCTACGAGAGATGAGGAGGATCGCTCCCGGGACCGATCCGTCCACCGTCCGCCCGTCCATGTCACTTCTAGGAGTGGCACCTGAGATCGCCTTCCGTTTCCCTCCGGACAGCTGCCTTGCGCTGGAGGACGAGATCGCGGCCATGGAGACCGGTATCAATGTAGAGGTCAACTCGATCGAGATGTACAGGAACGCGGTGGTCATGGTCGAGGACGTGGGGGCCAAGGCGCTGTTGGAAAGGCTGACGCACATAGAGGAAGGCCATCGTGAGCTGCTGGAGAAGAACCTGGACCTGTTGAGGGACGAGGGCGCTTGGTACGGCTATTCCCCGATCTTGGAGGGTTGACGGGCTTTCCGTCGTTCGGATCCGGGGCACCCAATATAAATATATATTAAATAAAATTTTTATTTTCCAATATGTTTGGCCATCACTATTGATGGGCTGAAAAAACTTTAATACCCGTTGGGCATGCATAGAGCACAATCTATATAGGGTTGGCCTAGGTCAATCCTCCTCATCTGGGCTCAGAGGTATCGTCATGGTCAAATTACCGAACATCGATAGGGAGATCAAAGCCTGCCTTCAGTGCGGCTATTGTATTCAAACCTGTGAGACGTGGAGACAGACGCCTTGGGAGTCCGTGACCCCCAGGGGCAAGGTCTTCTACATCTCCCAATTGGGCAAGCGCACCGTCATAGACAAGCTTCTGGGCCGCAAGGTGGAGATCGATGACGAGTTCGTCGAGGCCCTTTTCATGTGTACCACCTGCGCCGC harbors:
- a CDS encoding exodeoxyribonuclease III, with the protein product MRLICWNVNGIRAVYKKGLVGTLLKDGADIICLQETKAEVGQLPEDLRQLPGYHSYFVSPEEKKGYSGVCMYSKQKPSKVVPGLGQYRFDSEGRTMVAHFDDFVLFNIYFPNGKASPERLRYKMEFYEEFLEVAKRTVESGRHVVVCGDVNTAHREIDLARPKENERTSGFLPQERQWIDRFLDNGFVDTFRLFDASPERYTWWDMKTRARERNVGWRIDYFFVDRGLQGRCRNAFILPEVQGSDHCPIGLELDLEV
- a CDS encoding GNAT family N-acetyltransferase, translated to MPGAKFALRRMRADDYPEVAEVWEEARLPYQANGRDSRERVLEQLSKESSIFLVAEADGTIIGTLLATHDARKGWLNRLAVRICWQGQGVASALVRRAEEELHVRGIMVFSVLIHADNSASRRLFSELGYKEHDDVVYLSKRLEQHE
- a CDS encoding universal stress protein, which produces MSIVLATDGKPHSNKAVSYALEYAKLRHETLYVVYVVSPKQDEDRESNMSSAKKHIDKIKLEGSQQGIEVVALLESGTPGEACISMAERVGATTIVVGTSGKNVLDRLFIGSVSEYIVRHASCTVIIVR
- the nuoB gene encoding NADH-quinone oxidoreductase subunit NuoB; amino-acid sequence: MVKTLSINKKRTIPLDELLASGNEYPCADLALCDDCGKCFSSCPTEAITVAGRWSVDLGRCLWCGDCIEACPRGAISMAGKCKAVATRDELIRGAKDLEWKGLQLKEGIRKVLGRSLAIREVDAGSCNGCEVEVNALSNPFYDLERFGVKIVASPRHADMLLVTGPVTRNMEEALMKTYLAAPEPRLVAAMGTCAISGCPFGGSYASGTGVDKVLPVDIYIPGCPPHPQSVIQALLESLGRL
- a CDS encoding NADH-quinone oxidoreductase subunit C, which codes for MTEETLEELKAELSLRFGEGIVPVSDGPEGLTYEVPLPRFADVVADVCRKQGGTMLTLHAVDDRARTGSFSLYSVLSLRSRGELLTLMTKATDSFPSLTPFLYYANWYERDVQDMFGLRAVGHPDPRPLVLYDSWPEGNYPLRKDFDARTKVPRVPSPYPFKVVEGDGVFEVPVGPVHAGVIEPGHFRFSIAGEPILNLEVRMGYVHRGVEKRLENASPSAALRLVERISGDNGVAHSLAYCQALERGTAVPEVVEFGRCILAELERIYNHLGDIAGLALDTAFSVPAAQGYSLREEMLRLNQRLTGHRLLWGVVTVGGMRNVFNEAAINDVQRTLLDVGNETDALVQGMIDTPSFMDRAETTGIVSAEVARDLRLVGPVARASGMDVDVRRDHPYAAYGRLNFRVPVRSTGDVLARLNVKAEEIKESSSLVIESIDKMSGDLSPGKVIVPKDGMFVGLVESPRGEVLHALHFRGGKIVRHKVRDASFCNWPGIEMAVLGNIVPDFPLINKSFNLSYAGNDL
- a CDS encoding hydrogenase 4 subunit F, whose translation is MITTVLLLPLAVALICFLLNRRIRLIEAVSVIGAVLLLVSGLYTSISVFQDGIWDEGAWYIDQLSALMLLIISFIGFLVIIYSIPYIRHEHEEGGVSQNMVRYYYTSLFMFIFTMVMVVVSNNLGLVWIAVEATTLVSAFLVGFYNKGTSLEAAWKYLIICSVGIALALLGTIFIYASSLSVLGEGGDLHWTSLMAVADQLDPSLLKFGFVLILIGYGTKVGLAPMHTWLPDAHSQSPSPVSALLSGVLLNCAMYAVLRYHILLTRSSVGGEFSSNLLLLFGLLSLVIAAAFIIIQKDYKRLLAYSSIEHMGIISIGFGFGGFWGIFGALLHMFNHAMTKSLMFFGAGNVLLKYKTKSIDEVRGLSKIMPFTAVLLLIGALAITGSPPFSIFTSEIMVMTGGFDQGDIVPVLVYIALIVVIFAAFMAHISKMVFGEPPAGMEKGEVSKLGLIPMIVLVAVILVMGLYIPELLNGALTDIVHLFGGGT
- a CDS encoding hydrogenase, which produces MQDSLSLDAIDALAAIILLTDFMLVASARMRSLTRLFAIQSLALGGLAAVVAFETGAEHIYIIAVLSVALKAIIIPRFINYTTEKIHVKNEVEPLIKIPGSLLICAALALIAYYVTEPIMELDTAITSNCLAISFASVLIGMFFMVSRRKAISEVIGLLVVENGVFLAAIATTYSMPMIVELGVFFDVFIGVVIMVVFAFRINRTFDSLDATNLRGLKD
- a CDS encoding NADH-quinone oxidoreductase subunit H, with the translated sequence MIIEIIQTLLILATAPLVTGLIRKFKAFFQGREGPSVLQPYHDLAKLFRKGSVVSKDTSWLFMAAPYVCMTAVITAALMVPFFTYKSANFIGDLIVVVYLFGTMRFFLVLSGLDAGSSFGGMGSSREVTIAALVEPTMLLSIFTMALISGTTSIGQISEGIATTGLDLVRPALFLAFAAFFISTLAENARVPVDNPATHLELTMIHEAMILENSGKQLALMEWSSMTKLLLYIAIMANIFFPWGIATELTAAALAVGLIVIFVKVLLFSLAIAIIESSMAKMRLFRLPNLLTVSFTLSLLAVMSFYIL
- the hyfB gene encoding hydrogenase 4 subunit B; translated protein: MISDSFFPILLVLAFSGALLAAALNRRPKDSTRVAFGASAMAALVGMLVGADVLFNGPMRLELPFSSPFGTFAFAVDQLSALFIIMISLVTFAVSIYSLGYVDHYFGKYPIGLMGFLFNIFYASMIMVVTSSNAILFLIMWETMSLSSYLLVIFESRERGTVGSGLFYLIMTHIGTAAITIGFILMYTESGSFDFDTFQGAASGMSDLLRSSVFLLWLVGFGTKAGIIPLHIWLPMAHPAAPSNISALMSGVMVKTAIYMLIRCYFGFLGVQDAWWGIVVLAVACVSALLGVMYALIESDIKRMLAFSTVENIGIIMMALGVAMLFQSYGLPELAALALIATLMHVLSHVLFKSLLFMGAGSVLYATHTRNMEKLGGLAKRMPYTSLMFLIGALSVAAIPPMAGFVSEWLVFQSMLQSFNFPEMIVKILIPVSLGTLAITGALAAATFLKAFGITFLARPRSEEAEQAKEVPRTMLVGMGILAALCVLVGVLSFAILPVLDDVTSPLIGVSIKDHLTSGLMIVPTVTEFSQVSPVYIAVLLAVIFPLVLVLTKYYGGDRKVVRADTWDCGTPLTFRTEYTGRGFSNPINRMFSWVYRPKREFKATAQPSPYIKTKMSYSSTMEPVFEKYMYGPVVSFVRWAARKISVIQTGSIQTYLGYIFVMLVLLLLAMRW
- a CDS encoding ferritin family protein translates to MNGKGISGDEGVLSILAAALSVEEFGIGFYHRFNECVRDEKGAALLRGLARDEVQHKEHVLREMRRIAPGTDPSTVRPSMSLLGVAPEIAFRFPPDSCLALEDEIAAMETGINVEVNSIEMYRNAVVMVEDVGAKALLERLTHIEEGHRELLEKNLDLLRDEGAWYGYSPILEG